In the genome of Nocardioides marmoribigeumensis, one region contains:
- a CDS encoding NADP-dependent isocitrate dehydrogenase, whose amino-acid sequence MTDSSGSSGSTIIYTHTDEAPLLATYSFLPIVQAFAGKAGVEVETRDISLAGRIIAQFSDRLSDEQKLDDALAELGQLAKTPEANIIKLPNISASVPQLKAAIKELQDQGYDLPDYPGDPKTDEERDVRARYDKVKGSAVNPVLREGNSDRRAPESVKSYARKHPHSMGEWSPESKTNVAHMTADDFRSNEQSHVMDADGFLTIEHTDEQGVTTVLREGVPVQAGEVVDATFMSVAKLREFLAAQIQRAQDEDVLFSVHLKATMMKVSDPILFGHAVETFLPEVFEEYGVQLAEAGLSATNGLASILSGLDALENGEEIRAAIDRGIAAGPELAMVDSDKGITNLHVPSDVIIDASMPAMIRIGGHMWGPDGQEADTLAVIPDSSYAGIYQATIDDCRAHGAFDPSTMGSVPNVGLMAQAAEEYGSHDKTFEIGAAGTVTVTDASGNVVFEQQVGPGDVWRMCQTKDVPIRDWVKLAVRRARESGTPAVFWLDETRAHDAQLIAKIKEYLPEEDTDGLTIEIMSPVEATTYSLERIRKGEDTISVTGNVLRDYNTDLFPILELGTSAKMLSIVPLINGGGLFETGAGGSAPKHVQQLVKENYLRWDSLGEFLALAESFEHLGRTTDNKRATLLGKTLDKATGRLLDENKGPSRKLGSIDNRGSHFYLAMFWAQELAGQDEDADLAADFAELAKTLADNEDKIAGELIEVQGNPVDIGGYYRPDDAKATEVMRPSATLNAAIDGL is encoded by the coding sequence GTGACTGACTCTTCTGGCTCCTCCGGCTCCACGATCATCTACACCCACACCGACGAGGCCCCGCTGCTGGCGACCTACTCGTTCCTGCCGATCGTCCAGGCCTTCGCCGGCAAGGCCGGCGTCGAGGTCGAGACGCGCGACATCTCGCTGGCGGGCCGGATCATCGCGCAGTTCAGTGACCGGCTGAGCGACGAGCAGAAGCTCGACGACGCGCTCGCCGAGCTCGGCCAGCTGGCCAAGACGCCCGAGGCCAACATCATCAAGCTGCCCAACATCAGCGCCTCGGTGCCGCAGCTCAAGGCCGCGATCAAGGAGCTGCAGGACCAGGGCTACGACCTGCCCGACTACCCCGGCGACCCCAAGACCGACGAGGAGCGCGACGTCCGCGCGCGCTACGACAAGGTCAAGGGCAGCGCGGTCAACCCGGTGCTGCGGGAGGGCAACTCCGACCGTCGCGCGCCGGAGTCGGTCAAGAGCTACGCCCGCAAGCACCCGCACTCGATGGGCGAGTGGTCGCCGGAGTCCAAGACCAACGTCGCGCACATGACCGCCGACGACTTCCGCTCCAACGAGCAGTCGCACGTGATGGACGCCGACGGGTTCCTCACCATCGAGCACACCGACGAGCAGGGCGTGACGACCGTGCTGCGCGAGGGCGTGCCGGTGCAGGCCGGCGAGGTCGTCGACGCGACGTTCATGAGCGTGGCCAAGCTGCGCGAGTTCCTCGCCGCCCAGATCCAGCGCGCCCAGGACGAGGACGTGCTGTTCTCGGTCCACCTCAAGGCCACGATGATGAAGGTCTCCGACCCGATCCTCTTCGGCCACGCCGTCGAGACGTTCCTGCCCGAGGTCTTCGAGGAGTACGGCGTCCAGCTGGCCGAGGCGGGCCTGTCGGCCACCAACGGCCTCGCCTCGATCCTCTCGGGCCTCGACGCGCTCGAGAACGGCGAGGAGATCAGGGCCGCGATCGACCGCGGCATCGCCGCCGGGCCCGAGCTGGCCATGGTCGACTCCGACAAGGGCATCACCAACCTGCACGTCCCGAGCGACGTGATCATCGACGCCTCGATGCCGGCGATGATCCGCATCGGCGGCCACATGTGGGGACCCGACGGGCAGGAGGCCGACACCCTCGCGGTGATCCCCGACTCGTCGTACGCCGGGATCTACCAGGCGACCATCGACGACTGCCGCGCCCACGGTGCCTTCGACCCCTCCACGATGGGCTCGGTGCCCAACGTCGGGCTGATGGCCCAGGCCGCCGAGGAGTACGGCTCCCACGACAAGACCTTCGAGATCGGCGCGGCCGGCACCGTGACGGTGACCGACGCCTCGGGCAACGTGGTCTTCGAGCAGCAGGTCGGCCCCGGCGACGTGTGGCGCATGTGCCAGACCAAGGACGTCCCGATCCGCGACTGGGTCAAGCTCGCCGTCCGCCGCGCCCGCGAGTCCGGCACCCCCGCGGTGTTCTGGCTCGACGAGACCCGCGCGCACGACGCCCAGCTGATCGCCAAGATCAAGGAGTACCTCCCCGAGGAGGACACCGACGGGCTGACGATCGAGATCATGTCGCCGGTCGAGGCCACGACGTACTCCCTCGAGCGGATCCGCAAGGGCGAGGACACCATCTCGGTGACCGGCAACGTGCTGCGTGACTACAACACCGACCTCTTCCCGATCCTCGAGCTCGGCACCAGCGCCAAGATGCTCTCGATCGTGCCGCTGATCAACGGCGGCGGCCTGTTCGAGACCGGCGCCGGCGGCTCGGCGCCCAAGCACGTGCAGCAGCTGGTCAAGGAGAACTACCTGCGCTGGGACAGCCTGGGCGAGTTCCTCGCGCTGGCCGAGAGCTTCGAGCACCTGGGCCGCACGACCGACAACAAGCGGGCCACCCTGCTCGGCAAGACGCTCGACAAGGCGACCGGCAGGCTCCTCGACGAGAACAAGGGCCCCTCGCGCAAGCTCGGCTCGATCGACAACCGCGGCAGCCACTTCTACCTGGCGATGTTCTGGGCCCAGGAGCTGGCCGGCCAGGACGAGGACGCCGACCTCGCCGCCGACTTCGCCGAGCTGGCGAAGACCCTGGCCGACAACGAGGACAAGATCGCCGGCGAGCTGATCGAGGTGCAGGGCAACCCGGTCGACATCGGTGGCTACTACCGCCCCGACGACGCCAAGGCCACGGAGGTCATGCGCCCCTCGGCCACGCTCAACGCGGCCATCGACGGGCTCTGA
- a CDS encoding malate dehydrogenase, with amino-acid sequence MSDSSPLKVAVTGAAGQIGYSLLFRLASGALGDRPIELRLLEIEPALKALEGVVMELDDCAFPTLAGVEIGHEADKIFDGVNLALLVGARPRTKGMERGDLLEANGAIFTAQGKALNSVAADDVRIGVTGNPANTNALIAMTNAPDIPKERFSALTRLDHNRAISQLAAKTGASVTDIKKMTIWGNHSATQYPDLFHAEVNGKNAAETVNDQDWLENDFIPTVAKRGAAIIEARGSSSAASAASATIDAARDWLHGSAADDWVSMAVVSDGSYGVPEGLIYSFPVITKNGDWEIVQGLEIDDFSRSRMEATANELIEERDAVKELGLI; translated from the coding sequence GTGTCCGACTCCTCTCCCCTCAAGGTCGCCGTCACCGGCGCCGCCGGCCAGATCGGCTACAGCCTGCTGTTCCGTCTCGCGAGCGGTGCGCTCGGCGACCGGCCGATCGAGCTGCGCCTGCTGGAGATCGAGCCCGCCCTCAAGGCGCTCGAGGGGGTCGTGATGGAGCTCGACGACTGCGCGTTCCCGACCCTGGCCGGCGTGGAGATCGGCCACGAGGCCGACAAGATCTTCGACGGCGTCAACCTCGCGCTGCTCGTCGGCGCCCGCCCCCGCACCAAGGGCATGGAGCGCGGCGACCTGCTCGAGGCCAACGGCGCGATCTTCACCGCGCAGGGCAAGGCCCTCAACAGCGTGGCCGCCGACGACGTCCGCATCGGCGTGACCGGCAACCCGGCCAACACCAACGCGCTGATCGCGATGACCAACGCCCCCGACATCCCCAAGGAGCGCTTCTCCGCGCTGACCCGCCTGGACCACAACCGCGCGATCTCGCAGCTCGCGGCCAAGACCGGCGCCTCGGTGACCGACATCAAGAAGATGACGATCTGGGGCAACCACTCCGCGACGCAGTACCCCGACCTCTTCCACGCCGAGGTCAACGGCAAGAACGCCGCCGAGACGGTCAACGACCAGGACTGGCTGGAGAACGACTTCATCCCCACCGTCGCCAAGCGCGGCGCGGCGATCATCGAGGCCCGCGGCTCGTCCTCGGCCGCCTCCGCGGCGTCTGCCACGATCGACGCGGCCCGTGACTGGCTGCACGGCTCCGCGGCCGACGACTGGGTGTCGATGGCCGTCGTCTCCGACGGGTCCTACGGCGTCCCCGAGGGCCTGATCTACTCCTTCCCCGTCATCACCAAGAACGGTGACTGGGAGATCGTCCAGGGGCTGGAGATCGACGACTTCTCCCGCAGCCGCATGGAGGCGACCGCCAACGAGCTGATCGAGGAGCGCGACGCGGTCAAGGAGCTCGGGCTCATCTGA
- the purH gene encoding bifunctional phosphoribosylaminoimidazolecarboxamide formyltransferase/IMP cyclohydrolase: MTQDATQPSSTDTRKPVRRALVSVFDKTGLDELAQGLHEAGVTLVSTGSTAARIADAGVPVTKVEDLTGFPECLDGRVKTLHPRVHAGILADLRRDDHRRQLEELDVEPFDLVVVNLYPFTETVASGATPDECVEQIDIGGPSMVRAAAKNHPSVAVVVSPQRYDDVLAAVRDGGFTLSGRQRLAAEAFAHTASYDVAVASWMGGVLTDSSDGTGFPAWTGATWTKKAVLRYGENPHQPAALYQHWRGGLAGATQLHGKEMSYNNYVDTDAARRAAYDFDAPAVAIIKHANPCGIAVGADVAEAHRKAHACDPVSAFGGVIAVNRPVSVAMAEQVAEVFTEVVVAPDYEEGAVEVLARKKNIRVLRCPDDQAPDPVEFRAISGGLLMQHADRLQAEGDASSNWTLAAGEPADEATLADLAFAWRACRAVKSNAILLASDGASVGVGMGQVNRVDSCRLAVSRAGERAKGSVAASDAFFPFADGLEILVEGGVRAVVQPGGSVRDAEVVEAAQKAGLTLYLTGTRHFFH; encoded by the coding sequence GTGACCCAGGACGCGACCCAGCCGAGCAGCACCGACACCCGCAAGCCGGTCAGGCGCGCGCTGGTCTCGGTCTTCGACAAGACCGGTCTGGACGAGCTCGCCCAGGGCCTGCACGAGGCCGGCGTCACGTTGGTCTCGACCGGGTCGACCGCGGCCCGCATCGCCGACGCGGGCGTGCCGGTGACCAAGGTCGAGGACCTCACCGGGTTCCCCGAGTGCCTCGACGGCCGGGTCAAGACCCTCCACCCGCGCGTGCACGCCGGGATCCTCGCCGACCTCCGCCGAGACGACCACCGCCGCCAGCTCGAGGAGCTCGACGTCGAGCCGTTCGACCTCGTGGTGGTCAACCTCTACCCCTTCACCGAGACCGTCGCCTCGGGCGCGACGCCCGACGAGTGCGTCGAGCAGATCGACATCGGCGGCCCGTCGATGGTCCGGGCCGCGGCCAAGAACCACCCGTCGGTCGCCGTGGTCGTCTCGCCGCAGCGCTACGACGACGTGCTGGCCGCGGTGCGCGACGGCGGCTTCACCCTGTCCGGACGCCAGCGGCTCGCGGCGGAGGCGTTCGCCCACACCGCGTCGTACGACGTGGCCGTCGCCTCCTGGATGGGCGGGGTGCTGACCGACAGCAGCGACGGCACCGGCTTCCCGGCGTGGACCGGCGCGACGTGGACCAAGAAGGCCGTGCTGCGCTACGGCGAGAACCCCCACCAGCCGGCCGCGCTCTACCAGCACTGGCGCGGCGGCCTGGCGGGTGCGACGCAGCTGCACGGCAAGGAGATGTCCTACAACAACTACGTCGACACCGACGCGGCCCGGCGGGCGGCCTACGACTTCGACGCTCCCGCGGTCGCGATCATCAAGCACGCCAACCCGTGCGGCATCGCGGTCGGGGCGGACGTCGCCGAGGCCCACCGCAAGGCCCACGCCTGCGACCCGGTCTCGGCGTTCGGCGGCGTCATCGCGGTCAACCGGCCCGTGAGCGTCGCGATGGCCGAGCAGGTCGCCGAGGTGTTCACCGAGGTCGTCGTCGCGCCCGACTACGAGGAGGGCGCCGTCGAGGTGCTCGCCCGCAAGAAGAACATCCGCGTGCTGCGCTGCCCCGACGACCAGGCGCCCGACCCGGTCGAGTTCCGCGCGATCAGCGGCGGCCTGCTGATGCAGCACGCCGACCGGCTGCAGGCCGAGGGCGACGCCTCGTCCAACTGGACCCTCGCGGCCGGTGAGCCGGCCGACGAGGCGACCCTGGCCGACCTGGCGTTCGCCTGGCGGGCCTGCCGCGCGGTGAAGTCCAACGCGATCCTGCTCGCCTCGGACGGCGCCTCGGTCGGCGTCGGCATGGGCCAGGTCAACCGCGTGGACTCCTGCCGCCTGGCCGTCTCCCGCGCGGGCGAGCGGGCCAAGGGCTCGGTCGCCGCGAGCGACGCGTTCTTCCCCTTCGCCGACGGCCTGGAGATCCTCGTCGAGGGCGGCGTCCGCGCGGTGGTGCAGCCCGGCGGCTCCGTGCGCGACGCCGAGGTGGTCGAGGCCGCCCAGAAGGCCGGGCTCACGCTCTACCTCACCGGCACCCGCCACTTCTTCCACTGA
- a CDS encoding DUF3017 domain-containing protein, producing MLPSDGSRDPDDVRVGPDVRPVIEPEPHPDAPSIDPAEAVHPVTGRRAHSLQPRRPRTRGGVAYLMVLLVAAAGLAMVVAGLWRAGTMLLGVAFLLATVSRIALADEDAGMLKLRRKAIDVPTLLAIGLALVVLAAVVPQQPTP from the coding sequence GTGCTTCCCTCCGACGGGTCCCGCGACCCCGACGACGTCCGGGTCGGTCCGGACGTCCGGCCGGTCATCGAGCCGGAGCCCCACCCCGACGCCCCCTCGATCGACCCGGCGGAGGCGGTGCACCCCGTCACCGGGCGTCGCGCCCACAGCCTGCAGCCCCGCCGACCCCGGACCCGGGGTGGCGTCGCCTACCTCATGGTCCTGCTCGTGGCGGCCGCCGGCCTCGCGATGGTCGTGGCGGGGCTGTGGCGCGCGGGCACGATGCTGCTCGGGGTGGCGTTCCTGCTCGCCACGGTCAGCCGGATCGCGCTGGCCGACGAGGACGCCGGCATGCTCAAGCTGCGGCGCAAGGCGATCGACGTGCCCACCCTGCTCGCGATCGGTCTGGCGCTGGTGGTCCTGGCGGCCGTCGTACCCCAGCAGCCGACGCCCTGA
- a CDS encoding glycogen debranching N-terminal domain-containing protein, giving the protein MIRTPPPALHDLATMVDAPALLLGDLDGQLRPGGVSGWYVDDVRLLQRCEVSLVGARLELVRRDTGPAGRHSWSYVTRELAEGADAAVRLERVRHLGPDSWEEDLELRVSGPTALEVTLVVELTVDDTGIFVVRSGGTGDPAALSGDLTWGASTTASLSLTGPGPDERTVDGGSLRCSWTATLEPGSSLRVGLAAQAPGEPLFGPGSDRGWDPVVESDDPRIGRVVRRSLGDLQGLLMRDGDDDFLAAGSPWYLTLFGRDSLWAARLLLPYDDSLALPTLRALARRQGTTTDPSIEEEPGKIPHEIRREELAHLLPPVYYGSVDATALWVCLLADVAPTAPEAEVRALVPALRAALGQVVATSEATGWLRYVDSTGTGLANQGWKDSPDSVSHADGRLADPPIALCEVQAYAYEAAVRGQSLLASLGEAPVPGLDEWAVSLRERFNRDFWTGDGLALALDGEGLPVDIASSDVGHVLGTGILDPDREAVLADLLVSDELSSGFGLRTLTTASPRYAPLSYHNGSVWPHDTAIAVRGLLATGHTRAARVLTAGLLRTAEAFEDRVPELYAGDSAAEVPSPAAYPASCRPQAWSAAGLVFALWGCQGEGDDLLPAYSVRRSSRQS; this is encoded by the coding sequence GTGATCCGCACCCCACCTCCGGCCCTGCACGACCTCGCGACGATGGTCGACGCGCCGGCCCTGCTGCTCGGCGACCTCGACGGCCAGCTGCGGCCCGGCGGCGTGAGCGGGTGGTACGTCGACGACGTGCGCCTGCTGCAGCGGTGCGAGGTCTCGCTGGTCGGGGCCCGGCTGGAGCTGGTCCGGCGGGACACGGGACCGGCCGGCCGACACTCGTGGAGCTACGTCACCCGCGAGCTCGCCGAGGGCGCCGACGCCGCCGTACGCCTGGAGCGCGTGCGGCACCTCGGCCCCGACTCGTGGGAGGAGGACCTCGAGCTGAGGGTCTCCGGGCCGACAGCGCTCGAGGTGACCCTGGTCGTCGAGCTGACCGTCGACGACACCGGGATCTTCGTCGTGCGCAGCGGGGGGACGGGGGACCCCGCCGCGCTGTCGGGCGACCTGACCTGGGGTGCCTCGACCACGGCGTCGCTCTCGCTCACGGGCCCCGGGCCCGACGAGCGCACCGTGGACGGCGGCTCGCTGCGGTGCTCGTGGACGGCCACGCTCGAGCCGGGGTCGTCGCTGCGGGTCGGGCTGGCGGCGCAGGCGCCGGGGGAGCCGCTGTTCGGACCCGGGTCCGACCGTGGCTGGGACCCGGTCGTCGAGAGCGACGACCCGCGCATCGGCCGCGTCGTACGCCGGAGCCTGGGGGACCTGCAGGGCCTGCTGATGCGCGACGGCGACGACGACTTCCTGGCCGCCGGGAGCCCGTGGTACCTCACCCTCTTCGGCCGGGACTCGCTCTGGGCGGCCCGCCTCCTCCTGCCGTACGACGACTCGCTGGCCCTGCCGACCCTGCGCGCCCTCGCGCGCCGTCAGGGGACCACCACCGACCCGTCGATCGAGGAGGAGCCCGGCAAGATCCCGCACGAGATCCGGCGCGAGGAGCTGGCCCACCTGCTGCCGCCGGTCTACTACGGGTCGGTCGACGCCACCGCGCTGTGGGTGTGCCTGCTGGCCGACGTCGCCCCGACGGCGCCCGAGGCCGAGGTCCGTGCGCTGGTGCCCGCGCTGCGGGCCGCCCTCGGGCAGGTGGTGGCGACCAGCGAGGCGACCGGCTGGTTGCGCTACGTCGACTCGACGGGGACCGGTCTGGCCAACCAGGGCTGGAAGGACAGCCCCGACTCGGTCAGCCACGCCGACGGCCGCCTGGCCGACCCGCCGATCGCGCTGTGCGAGGTGCAGGCCTACGCCTACGAGGCGGCGGTGCGCGGGCAGTCGCTGCTGGCCTCGCTCGGCGAGGCGCCGGTGCCGGGTCTCGACGAGTGGGCGGTCTCGCTGCGGGAGCGGTTCAACCGGGACTTCTGGACCGGCGACGGCCTGGCCCTCGCCCTCGACGGCGAGGGGCTCCCGGTCGACATCGCCTCCTCCGACGTCGGGCACGTGCTGGGCACGGGCATCCTCGACCCCGACCGTGAGGCGGTGCTGGCCGACCTGCTCGTCTCCGACGAGCTCTCCTCCGGCTTCGGCCTGCGGACGCTGACCACGGCGTCACCGCGCTATGCGCCCCTGAGCTACCACAACGGCTCGGTCTGGCCCCACGACACCGCCATCGCCGTGCGCGGGCTGCTCGCGACAGGTCACACCCGCGCGGCACGTGTCCTCACCGCGGGCCTGCTCCGCACGGCCGAGGCGTTCGAGGACCGCGTCCCCGAGCTGTACGCCGGCGACAGCGCGGCCGAGGTGCCGTCCCCGGCGGCCTACCCGGCCTCGTGCCGCCCCCAGGCCTGGTCGGCCGCGGGCCTGGTGTTCGCCCTGTGGGGGTGCCAGGGGGAGGGTGACGACCTCCTCCCGGCGTACTCCGTGCGCCGGTCCTCGCGTCAGTCCTGA
- a CDS encoding SRPBCC family protein, translating to MDITRTVETLTPVDRVFAYLSDFTTTEEWDPGTVETSRRSGDGGVGTVYDNTSSFMGSTTELEYTVTELVPGERFQLRGTNKTVTATDTMTFQPTPAGGTKVTYHADFQFNGLVGKAAPLLSPVLGLALKKLGNEAEKGMQEALDRLRVSS from the coding sequence ATGGACATCACGCGCACCGTCGAGACCCTCACGCCCGTCGACCGGGTGTTCGCCTACCTCAGCGACTTCACCACCACCGAGGAGTGGGACCCGGGCACCGTCGAGACCAGCCGGCGGTCCGGGGACGGCGGCGTGGGCACCGTCTACGACAACACCTCGTCGTTCATGGGGTCCACGACCGAGCTGGAGTACACCGTCACCGAGCTCGTCCCGGGCGAGCGGTTCCAGCTGCGCGGCACCAACAAGACCGTCACCGCCACCGACACGATGACCTTCCAGCCCACTCCCGCCGGCGGCACCAAGGTCACCTACCACGCCGACTTCCAGTTCAACGGCCTCGTCGGCAAGGCCGCCCCGCTGCTGTCCCCCGTGCTCGGCCTGGCCCTCAAGAAGCTGGGCAACGAGGCGGAGAAGGGCATGCAGGAGGCGCTCGACCGGCTGCGGGTCTCCTCGTGA
- a CDS encoding bifunctional methylenetetrahydrofolate dehydrogenase/methenyltetrahydrofolate cyclohydrolase, which produces MTAQILDGKATAAAIKSELKARVAVLREHGVVPGLGTVLVGDDPGSRWYVNGKHKDCAEVGIESIRVDLPADTPQAEVEAAIARLNADPACTGYIVQLPLPKHMDENAVLGQIDPSKDADGLHPTNLGWLVLGKPAPLPCTPAGIVELLRRHDVDIAGAEVCVVGRGVTVGRPLGLLLTRRSENATVTLCHTGTRDLAAHTRNADIVVAAAGVPGIIRGDMVKPGAAVLDVGVSRDSEGKIAGDVAPDVYDVAGWVSPNPGGVGPMTRAMLVANVVLAAEQAAGIA; this is translated from the coding sequence GTGACCGCCCAGATCCTCGACGGCAAGGCGACCGCCGCCGCGATCAAGTCCGAGCTCAAGGCCCGCGTGGCCGTGCTGCGCGAGCACGGCGTGGTGCCGGGGCTCGGGACCGTGCTCGTGGGCGACGACCCCGGCAGCCGGTGGTACGTCAACGGCAAGCACAAGGACTGCGCCGAGGTCGGCATCGAGTCGATCCGCGTCGACCTGCCGGCCGACACCCCGCAGGCCGAGGTCGAGGCCGCGATCGCGCGGCTCAACGCCGACCCGGCGTGCACCGGCTACATCGTCCAGCTGCCGCTGCCCAAGCACATGGACGAGAACGCCGTCCTCGGCCAGATCGACCCGTCGAAGGACGCCGACGGCCTGCACCCGACCAACCTCGGCTGGCTGGTGCTCGGCAAGCCGGCGCCGCTGCCCTGCACGCCGGCCGGCATCGTGGAGCTGCTGCGCCGCCACGACGTCGACATCGCCGGTGCGGAGGTCTGCGTGGTCGGCCGCGGCGTGACCGTCGGCCGCCCGCTGGGGCTGCTGCTCACCCGCCGCAGCGAGAACGCCACGGTCACCCTGTGCCACACCGGCACCCGCGACCTGGCCGCCCACACCCGCAACGCCGACATCGTGGTCGCGGCGGCCGGCGTGCCCGGCATCATCCGCGGCGACATGGTCAAGCCCGGGGCGGCCGTCCTCGACGTCGGCGTCTCCCGCGACAGCGAGGGCAAGATCGCCGGCGACGTCGCGCCGGACGTGTACGACGTGGCCGGCTGGGTCTCGCCCAACCCCGGTGGCGTCGGGCCGATGACCCGGGCGATGCTCGTGGCCAACGTGGTGCTCGCCGCCGAGCAGGCAGCCGGGATCGCCTGA
- a CDS encoding SDR family NAD(P)-dependent oxidoreductase translates to MSHTPSHTLSRAVDTVLDRSVVLGYSTIGLGVRRHLASWPRDPAPGALTGRQVLVTGASSGLGTATAEGLARLGADVHLVVRDLDKGARVEGELREAVPGASFRLWRCDVGDLDDVRRFAGEAAASGLTFAGIVHNAGVMPPERTESPQGHEQTMAVHVLGPVLMTDLLLPHLEPDARVVLVTSGGMYTSRLPVRDPEYTRGEYKPPTAYARSKRVQVSLLPVLAERWKGVAVHAMHPGWADTPGVVDSLPGFHKVTGPILRDAAQGADTSVWLVAAEPAPEGGLLWHDRRPRPEHLTRRTRESEADRQAMWEWVREAAGLQD, encoded by the coding sequence GTGAGCCACACCCCGAGCCACACCCTGAGCCGTGCGGTCGACACGGTCCTGGACCGGTCGGTGGTCCTCGGCTACTCCACGATCGGCCTGGGCGTCCGCCGTCACCTGGCGTCCTGGCCCCGCGATCCCGCCCCGGGGGCACTGACGGGCCGGCAGGTGCTGGTCACCGGTGCCTCGTCGGGACTCGGGACCGCCACCGCCGAGGGGCTCGCGCGCCTCGGCGCTGACGTCCACCTCGTCGTGCGCGACCTCGACAAGGGCGCGCGGGTCGAGGGCGAGCTGCGGGAGGCGGTGCCGGGGGCGAGCTTCCGGCTGTGGCGGTGCGACGTGGGCGACCTCGACGACGTACGCCGGTTCGCCGGCGAGGCCGCCGCGTCCGGGCTGACCTTCGCCGGCATCGTGCACAACGCCGGCGTCATGCCGCCCGAGCGCACCGAGTCCCCGCAGGGTCACGAGCAGACCATGGCCGTGCACGTGCTCGGCCCGGTGCTGATGACCGACCTGCTGCTCCCCCACCTCGAGCCGGACGCCCGCGTCGTGCTGGTGACCTCCGGCGGGATGTACACCTCGCGCCTGCCGGTCCGCGACCCGGAGTACACCCGCGGGGAGTACAAGCCGCCGACCGCCTACGCCCGCAGCAAGCGGGTCCAGGTCTCGCTCCTGCCGGTCCTCGCCGAGCGGTGGAAGGGCGTGGCGGTCCACGCGATGCACCCCGGCTGGGCCGACACCCCGGGCGTCGTCGACTCGCTGCCCGGCTTCCACAAGGTGACCGGCCCGATCCTGCGCGACGCGGCGCAGGGCGCCGACACCAGCGTCTGGCTGGTCGCCGCCGAACCCGCCCCCGAGGGCGGGCTGCTCTGGCACGATCGGCGCCCGCGGCCCGAGCACCTCACGCGCCGCACCCGCGAGAGCGAGGCCGACCGCCAGGCGATGTGGGAGTGGGTGCGCGAGGCGGCCGGACTTCAGGACTGA